The segment GTGATGCCATACCAAAGCCGTTTCATCATAATACCAAACTGTTCTTGTAATACTTTTCGACTGGTTTCGTCTTTTGTATTTGCTTCCACATTGTAAATAAAAAGCCGGGGCATGTAGAATAAACCTGCAAACCAGGTAACGATGAAGATGATATGGATGGCCTTAACGTATAAATACATTTGATGAGTGATGAGTAATGAATGATGAGTGCTACCGCTGGTGAATCATTGCTGACAATTGCTTAAAAGTACTTAGTAAATGTGTTCCCAAAATTGAAAGGTTCTCAGCAGAAATGTACTCCAGTTCAATTGCAATGTCTAATGCAGTATCAATTTCTATGACCGAGCCCCTTGCTATTTCAAAATATCGCTTTCGCTCTGCCTCTGATTTTCTGGAACAACCTTCGGCAATATTCAAATGAACTGAAAGTGCTGCTCTTCTAATTTGCTGTGTCATAGCAAATCTTTCATCTGGAGGAAAAGAGCGAGTTACTTTGTAACATTCGAGTGTAAATGATTTTGATGCAGCAAATACATCTGTTTTAGTGTGCGCAAGTTGAAGGAACATAGAAAGTGTTTTTTAAGTTCACTTTAAAATAGCAAACCCTTCCCATTTATCAAACTTCCAACTCTTCATTTCTTCTTTCCAATCCGCCCGACGAGGGCGTCAGACGGAGGCCTCTCATCACTCATCATTCATCACTCATTACAAAACCATCTCCCTCTCCCCCTTCGCCACTCCTTCTACATACGTTGCAATTGCCTCTACCCACAACGGGTGTACATTCATACAAGGGATCATGGTATATGTTTCACCGCCTGCTTCTTCAAAGGTTTCTTTTCCACGCTCGGCAATTTCTTCCAATGTTTCTAAGCAATCACTTACAAATGCCGGACAAAGGATCAACAATTTTTTAATGCCCTCTTTTGGCATATCTCGCAAACGATAATCGGTGTAAGGTGTTAACCATTGTTCACCTGCTAATCTTGACTGAAACGACAAACTGTATTTCTCTTTGGTCAACCCCAGTTTTGCTGCAATCAATTCTGTTGTTACAAAACATTGATGACGGTAACAGGTTGCATGAGCTGCTGAATCAACATTACAACAATCGCCTGTTTTTAAACAATGACTCTTTGTAGGATCTGATTTCTTTAAATGACTTTCAGGAATACCGTGATAACTAAACAGGATATGATCATACTCTTGCTCCAGGTAAGGGCGGATATTTTCAGCCATCGCAGTGATATAATGCTCTTCATTATAATATGGCTTAATAAAACTCAGCTTAAATGAGTACTTATTCTTTGCATGAATTTCTTTGGCACTTTCCACCGCAGTTTCATAACTACTCATGGCATAATGAGGATATAACGGCACGGCTATCACTTCATCCAGATCAGGATTCTGTTCAAGCAAACGATCCAATGCATACTTAACAGTAGGATTCCCATAACGCATCGCTATTTCAACCGGCATATCCACCTCTTTATCCAATGCATCCCGCAGTTGTTTTGTGAGAACAATCAATGGAGAGCCTTCTTTTGTCCAGATAGTGCTGTAAGCTTCGGCCGATTTTGGTGCACGGAATCGTGTAATAATTCCCTTCACCAATAACAAACGCAACAGGTAAGGATAATCGATCACACGCTCATCCATCAAAAATTCATTCAAATAACGGCGAACATCTTTTACTCCGGTTGAATCAGGTGAACCAAGATTCATTAACAGAATTCCTTTGCGGGTTGCTTTTTCCATGTGCATTTTTACTGGTTTGCAAAAGTAACGGCATTACAAAACAAAAGTTCATTTTCCAAAGAAATCTGTATCAAATGTGTTTTTTTAAAGATGAACTGTAGTGATTTTATTACAAGAATTTTCCTGTTGACAAACAGCTGTTATCATGATAAAAATCAATGAGTAATATGACATTGCAATGACAGATTTTTTAGGTTCATAGGGCAGTCTGCAACTACATTTGCGCTGTAGAATTTCGAACGATTAACTCATGCACAGAACAGGCGCAAAAGACATATCAAAATTTTTTATTGCGGGTATCAACTACCGCAAAACAGATGCATTGATCAGGGGTCAGTTTGCCGTTAATCCGGAACAATACAAAACCATCCTTGAACTTGCTCCAGATTTTGCCGTGCATGAATTCTTTTTGATCTCCACCTGCAACCGTACAGAGATCTATGGATTTGCTGATGAAGCTGATCAACTCATTCGTCTGCTTTGCACACAAACCGAAGGAACGGTTGAGCAATTCAGACAACTTTCTTACATCAAACAAGGACAGGAAGCCATTAACCATCTCTTTACTGTAGGTGGCGGATTGGATTCCCAGATCTTAGGCGATTATGAAATTGTTGGTCAGATCAAACAAGCAGCAAAGCTTGCCAAACAACATGATCGTATTGATGCATTTACCGAGCGTTTGGTGAACTGCATGTTGCAATCATCAAAAGCCATCAAGAACAATACAGCGTTGAGCGATGGTACTGTTTCTGTTTCGTTTGCAGCAGTGCAATACATTCGCAAGCACATTAAAGGAATCAAAAGCAAAAAGATATTGTTGCTGGGTACCGGCAAGTTTGGTCGCAACACCTGCAAAAACTTAGTGGATTATCTCGGTACAAAAAATATTACGCTCATCAACCGTACGGAAGAGAAAGCAACTACACTGGCTGAAGAATTAGGTTTGCACTCAGCTCCTTTAGAAGAGTTGCAACAACATATCACTACTGCAGATATTATTCTGGTAGCAACCAATGCTACTGAGCCTACCATTCTAACATCGCACCTGGAAGGATTGAATCATAAACTCATTATTGATCTTTCCATTCCTTATAATGTTGAGCAGTCAGCCAAAGAATTAGCCAACATTACGCTTGTAAATGTGGATGAATTATCGAAGCTGAAAGATGAAACGTTGACCAAACGTGAAGCCGAGGTGCCCAAAGCAAAAGCCATCATTGCCGAACATATTGCAGAGTTTATCGACTGGTACCAGATGCGCAAACATGTGCCGGTATTAAAAGCGGTAAAAACAAAGCTGAAAGAAATACATACTTCCCCATTATACATAACTTTGCAACCGCATCATACAGCCTGCAATAAGACCGATGAAAAAATTCAGCGGGTGATCAATGGCATGGCGTCAAAAATGAAGGAGCAAAACCAACGTGGCTGCTATTACATTGAAGCCATCAATGAGTTTATTGCTACGGGCACAGATTAAAATGGGACAAACAATCCGCATTGGAACAAGGGAAAGTCAATTAGCAGTATGGCAGGCAACAACGGTAAAAGAATTGCTCGCCCAACATGGCTTTACTTCCGAATTAGTTTACATTAAAAGTGAAGGTGATATTGATTTAAAAACACCCTTGTATGAAATGGGGGTGCAAGGCATTTTTACAAGAAGCCTTGATCTTGCTTTACTAAACAATACAATTGATATAGCGGTACACTCCATGAAAGATGTGCCTACACAATTACCGAAAGGAATTATACAAGCTGCGGTGTTACCAAGAGGACCGGTGAACGATCTGTTGGTGTGGAAGGGTGAATGGTCAATGGTGAATGGTGAATGGTCAATACCGGGAAAAGCAGAACTACAAATAGCGACCAGCAGTATCAGAAGGAAAGCACAATGGTTAAATAAATTTCCTTCGTCTAAAATTCATAACCTGCGTGGTAATGTAAATACACGTTTACGTAAGTTGAAAGAAGAGAATTGGGATGCAGCCATTTTTGCTGCTGCGGGATTGGAACGCATCAATCTTCGTCCTGAAAATTCAATTGAACTGGATTGGATGCTACCTGCACCTGCACAGGGAGCCATCATGGTTGTTTGCAGGGAAGAAGATAGTTATGCGTTGGAAACATGTGTACATTTTAATGATGCTGATACCGACTTCTGCACAAAGATCGAACGTGATTTTTTGCGTGCTTTAATGGGTGGATGTTCTACACCAATCAGTGCATATGCAGAAATGAAAGATGATGAAGTTCATTTTAAAGGAAATATTTTATCACTCGATGGAAAGCAGAAAGCAGAATTTGAAATTACAATGCCAGTGTGGGAAGCAACAGACATGGGTTTCTATGCAGCAGAACAAATTTTGAATCACGGTGGACAAGCCATCGCAGATGAAATTCAACATGCAGGAAAATAATATTCAAATACTATCTACACGACCATTGAGTAAATCATTGGTGCAAGAAGCAAAAGCTGCCGGTATTGCGATTGATGAGTTGTCATTTATTGATACCGAACCGATACAGGACATCACTACACAACAGGAAATTGAACAGGCGTATCTGCAATCGTCCACTGTTGTATTCACGAGTATGAATGCAGTTGATGCTGTTGTTGCATGGCAGGATGGACAACAGCCTGATTGGGTGATCTATTGCATGGGCAATACCACCAAACAAAAACTGAAAGAAAATTTCGGCGATCATAGTGTAGTGGGTACAGCCAATAATGCTGCAGAACTTGCAGAGCGTATTACAGAAGAAAGTGATGCCGATGAAGTGATCTTTTTTTGCGGTGAACAACGCAGGGATGAATTGCCGGCTATTCTCCGTAGCAAAGGAATAGAAGTACAGGAGATCATTGTATACGAAACCATTCACACGCCGCACA is part of the Lacibacter sediminis genome and harbors:
- a CDS encoding four helix bundle protein: MFLQLAHTKTDVFAASKSFTLECYKVTRSFPPDERFAMTQQIRRAALSVHLNIAEGCSRKSEAERKRYFEIARGSVIEIDTALDIAIELEYISAENLSILGTHLLSTFKQLSAMIHQR
- the hemH gene encoding ferrochelatase, translated to MEKATRKGILLMNLGSPDSTGVKDVRRYLNEFLMDERVIDYPYLLRLLLVKGIITRFRAPKSAEAYSTIWTKEGSPLIVLTKQLRDALDKEVDMPVEIAMRYGNPTVKYALDRLLEQNPDLDEVIAVPLYPHYAMSSYETAVESAKEIHAKNKYSFKLSFIKPYYNEEHYITAMAENIRPYLEQEYDHILFSYHGIPESHLKKSDPTKSHCLKTGDCCNVDSAAHATCYRHQCFVTTELIAAKLGLTKEKYSLSFQSRLAGEQWLTPYTDYRLRDMPKEGIKKLLILCPAFVSDCLETLEEIAERGKETFEEAGGETYTMIPCMNVHPLWVEAIATYVEGVAKGEREMVL
- the hemA gene encoding glutamyl-tRNA reductase, which encodes MHRTGAKDISKFFIAGINYRKTDALIRGQFAVNPEQYKTILELAPDFAVHEFFLISTCNRTEIYGFADEADQLIRLLCTQTEGTVEQFRQLSYIKQGQEAINHLFTVGGGLDSQILGDYEIVGQIKQAAKLAKQHDRIDAFTERLVNCMLQSSKAIKNNTALSDGTVSVSFAAVQYIRKHIKGIKSKKILLLGTGKFGRNTCKNLVDYLGTKNITLINRTEEKATTLAEELGLHSAPLEELQQHITTADIILVATNATEPTILTSHLEGLNHKLIIDLSIPYNVEQSAKELANITLVNVDELSKLKDETLTKREAEVPKAKAIIAEHIAEFIDWYQMRKHVPVLKAVKTKLKEIHTSPLYITLQPHHTACNKTDEKIQRVINGMASKMKEQNQRGCYYIEAINEFIATGTD
- the hemC gene encoding hydroxymethylbilane synthase → MSLLLRAQIKMGQTIRIGTRESQLAVWQATTVKELLAQHGFTSELVYIKSEGDIDLKTPLYEMGVQGIFTRSLDLALLNNTIDIAVHSMKDVPTQLPKGIIQAAVLPRGPVNDLLVWKGEWSMVNGEWSIPGKAELQIATSSIRRKAQWLNKFPSSKIHNLRGNVNTRLRKLKEENWDAAIFAAAGLERINLRPENSIELDWMLPAPAQGAIMVVCREEDSYALETCVHFNDADTDFCTKIERDFLRALMGGCSTPISAYAEMKDDEVHFKGNILSLDGKQKAEFEITMPVWEATDMGFYAAEQILNHGGQAIADEIQHAGK
- a CDS encoding uroporphyrinogen-III synthase, with protein sequence MKFNMQENNIQILSTRPLSKSLVQEAKAAGIAIDELSFIDTEPIQDITTQQEIEQAYLQSSTVVFTSMNAVDAVVAWQDGQQPDWVIYCMGNTTKQKLKENFGDHSVVGTANNAAELAERITEESDADEVIFFCGEQRRDELPAILRSKGIEVQEIIVYETIHTPHKISKTYQAILFYSPSAVSSFFSNNKVPAQTILFAIGNTTAKTIQQYCNNTIIIGKSPGKEELVRLAMEYFS